The sequence GGCCTTGGCGACCTTGACCGGGTAGCGTCCTGGGCCGAAGCCCCTACCCGGCTTGTGGCCCTGGCTGTCGTTGAAACGCCTCATTGGAACCGGCCTCTTCTTGGCTATGACGTCGTCGAGGTAGCGGAGGGCGTCGTTGAGCATCATGCCCCTTATCTCCCTGAGGAGCTCGACGCTGTGCTTGGGGGAAATCCTAAGGTCCCTTCCGCTCGCGCGAGCCATCTTCTCGGGGTCAAAATTTTGGAATGAGTAGGAAAACCTGCCCCTGCTCATCTAAACCACCTCACTTGACTGCCACGAACATCGAGGATCTGGTAGCTCCGACACCAGGTGAGCCGTGCTGGACGACCTTCCTAGTCATAGCAAACTCACCGAGGTAGTGGCCGATCATCTCCTCCTTTATCTCAACCGGGACGAACTCCTTGCCGTTGTGGACGTGGATTGTCATACCAACCATCTCGGGAAGGATGACCATGTCCCTGCTGTGGGTCCTTATGGGCTTGTTGTACTTACCCTTCTTGGCAAGCCTTATCTTCCTCAGGAGCTTCTTCTGCTCCGGGCTAAGACCGCGCTTGAGGCTCCTCCTCTGCCTGGCAGGGAGGAGCTTGGCGAACTCCTCAAGGGACATGTTGAGCAGCTCGTCGAGCGTGTAACCCCTGTACCTAAACTCCTTCTTTCTCGCCATCTTCACTTCCTCCTACCAGTTCTTCTCGCGGCTATGTGACCAACCTTCCTTCCGGGCGGGGCGCGCCTCGAAACGGTTGAAGGCCTGCCGATGTGGTGCTCCTTACCACCGTGCGGGTGGTTGACGGCGTTCATCTTGACACCCCTCGGCTTGGGCCAGAACCTGTTCCTGGCCTTGGCGATGTAGTAGGCCTTACCAGCCTTGACTATCGGCTTCTCGAGCCTTCCACCACCGGCAACGACACCGATAGTAGCTCTGCACTCGGGCTTGAACTGCTTGAGCTCACCGCTCGGAAGCTGGACGATGACCTTGTCCCTCTCCCTGCTGACGACGAGGGCGTAGGTTCCTCCGGCGCGGACGTACTTACCGCCGTCGCCCGGAACGCCCTCGATGTTGTAGACGTAGGTTCCCTCCGGTATCTTGGCAAGCGGGAGGGTGTTGCCTATCGCCACCGGAGCCTCGGGTCCAATGTAGACCTCCTGACCGACGAGGACTCCTTCCGGAGCGAGGATAAGCTTCTTGGTTCCGTCCTCGAACTTGACCCTAGCGACCGGAGCGGTTCTTCCGGGGTCGTGGAGGATTTCCTCGACGACTCCCCTCAGGGTCTTCTCCTTCACGACGTTGAGAGGAACGTACTTAACGGCGCCCCTGTACCTGTGGGAGGGAGCGCGGAAGGTCGTGGTCCCCTTACCTCTCCTCTGCTGTATGAGACTCTTTCCCATCTCACATCACCTCAGAACAATCCCAACCTTGCGGCAACCTCACTCGCATTGTACTCCGGCTTGAGCTTGACGTAGGCCTTCTTTTCGCCCTTCATGGTTATGAGGGTGTTGACCTTCTCGACCTTGACGTTGAACATCTCTTCCACGGCCCTCTTGATGTCCTGCTTGGTGGCCCTTCTGTCCACTATAAAGGTGAGCTTGTTCTCCTTCTCAACGAGCGAAACGGCCTTTTCGGTAACGAGCGGCCTTATGATAACCTTATAGGGATCCATCTCTCATCACCCGTAGATTTCCCTAAGCCTCTCTATAGCGCCCTTCGTCCAGATGGTAAGCCTTCCAGGGTGGGTACCCGGAGCGAGGAGCTCAACGCCGAGGTTGTCAACGGTAACGACGTCGACACCCGGATGGTTCCTGGCACCCTGGACGATTCCTTCGTTCTTGGCAACGACGATGAGCGGGCCCTTAGCCTTCTTGTAACGCCTTCCGCGCATCTTACCCTTACCGGCCCTTATCTTGGTGTTCCTCTTGGCCCTCTCAATGTCGTCCCATATTCCAAGCTTCTTGAATATCTCCCTGGTCTGGGCGGTCTTGAAGACCTTCTCGAGATCGTCAACAACCACTAACGGAAAGGCCGGGACGTTGTCAACCACGTGGCCCCTGGCCCTGACGAGGTCGGGGTTGGCGGTTGCCGCTATGGCGCTCATTATTGCAAGCCTGCGCTCCTTCTTGTTGATGTCCTCCCAGATTATCTTCTCGACCTTCGGCGGGTGGGTTCTCCTTCCGCCCCTCGCGAACGGGACAAAAGCGGCAAACCTCGGCGGGGTCTTTATCCTCTCGACCCTCGCCATTCCGTGGCCCTTACCGATGTTTTCGGTAACGCGTCTCTTTCCAGCGAGCGGGTCCCTTCCCTGTGGCTGTATCCTGTGTGTCCAGGAAGCGATGACAGCTCTCCTGATGAGGTCGGGCCTGAAGGGAGTGCTGAACACCTTGGGGAGCTCTATCTCCTCAACGGGCTCGCCTTCGAGGTTGAAGACCTTAACCTTCATCTATCTCACCTCACTGTTTGGACTCCCTACTGACGTAGGTTATCTGGGGCCTCTCAACGGGCGGCTTCTTCTTGGGCGGCCTTATAGCGGGCCTAACGCGGATTATCCTCTTGAACGAACCTGGAACGCTACCCTCAATCATGAGGAAGTCGCTCCTGACGATTCCGTAGTGCGGGAAGCCGCCCTTCGGGGTTATCTCGATCTCTTCGCCGTTAAGAACGAGCTTGCCGTTCTCACCGATAGCGATGAGCCTCTTGTTGAACTCAGTCCTGTGGTGGAAGCCCATCTGACCGGCCTGCGGAACGGTCCACATGACGCGGGCCGGGTGCCATGGACCGAGGTTTCCAACGTGCCTGCCCTTTCCAGCCCTCTGGGCCTTGTGGAACTGAACCTTGATTCCCCAGCGCTTGACCGGGCCCTGAGTGCCCTTACCCTTGGTGACCGCTATGACGTCGAGAAGCTCTCCCTCGTGGAGAACCTCGCTAGCGCGGAGCTCCTTGCCTATCCTCTCCTTGGCGTAGTCGAACTTGGCCTTGACGTCGTCGCCGCCGATGGCGTACTCCATAACCTCCGGCTTCTTCTTGAGCTTGATGAGCCAGGGCTGGGTGTGGATGAGAAGCCTGACGTCGACGATCTCGCCGTCGTTGACGAGGTCCTCAAGCTGGCCGAGCTTGGCCTGGAATGCCTCCTCGTCGTAGTTCTTCGGCAGGGTCTTTATGCGCCTCTTGACGTGGTCGTTGAGCTCGTGGAACCAGACCTCAGTGGCGGTCTCAAGGCCGAGGTAGCCCTGTTTGTAGGCCCTAATTCCGTAGACGAAGAGCGGTGGAACCTCAACTATGGTCACGGGCACGAATATCTCCTTGCCCTTGGTGAGCCCGGGGCTGTCGTCTATCATGAGGATGTGGGTCATTCCGGCCTTGTAACCAGCGAATCCCAGCATCCTGACCTCGCTGTCCTTTGGCCACTTCCTGATCCTCGGGACTATACTCTTAGCCCTTTTTCTCGGGCTGAAGGCGAGTGAACCTCTCCTTGGTCTGTGAACCTTTCCCATCTCAATCCCTCCTCATGAGATTGAATATCGCCAGCGTGGCGAGGAGCGCCTCCTCGGTGCGGACGGTTTTAGTTTTTTGATTTGGAATCGTGTTGAGCACGAAATCAAACTCGTACTCGCCGCCGAGGAGCTCCATAACGCCCTTCCTCGGCGAGCCAAAGGCAATACCAACCTCCCCCTCCAGCGGGGGAAGGCTGACCTCTCTCACGTCGCGACCCTTCCGCGAGGTCGCGATTGCCAAATCCAGGTGAGCCTTTTTAAGTGTTTTTGCCAAGGGCTTTCTGCTCAGGTGAACCCTGTATCCCCAGTACTCTTCTGGCTTCGCTGGAACGACTTTGAGAGGCCTCGTCGAGACAATTCTGAACGTTGCGCGCCCTTCAACGCCCCCCTCAACCAGGGCCAGCTCGTCGAGCCCGATGTCCGCGTACACTCTTTTTCCCTTCCTGAAGGCATAACCCTCGCGGATTTCGCCGACTTTTGGTTTCCCTTTGAGCTTGTGGTGGGGCGTCCTGAGCGGGGGAACGACACCAACGTGGCGGAGCTCTGGCATTATAGGAAACAGCCTCTTCCTGAGGTACTGCGGGGTTTCCATGTACTCAAGGACCGTTTTGATGAACTTCCCGTCCCTTCCGCCTGCCCTGTAAATCCAGATGTGCTCGACGCCAAAGATTGCGCAGGCCCTCGCGACCTGCCCAACCTTGTACGTCCGGATTTTGGGGTCATCGGTTTCCTCAAGGAGGGAATCGGGAATGAAGACATGCCAAGCCATTTTCCCTCATCCTGCCCCCACTGTCTCCCCTAAGCTGAAGGGAGCTTATGGAGACTATTTAAAAGGCTTTCGAACCCTTCCACCTTTTTTTGGGTTGGGGAGTATACAAATTTTTTGCAATCAGCCCTTTGCTTCGCAAAGCGCTGGCGGAATGTTTTTGAGCGTGAGACTTGGAATTTGGTATGTTGCATGCACTTTTAATGTATTTCCTAGGAAGGGGTTTATCTCCAACTTGCTGTTTTTAATCGTGTTTTCTTATTGTTAGCGCCCTTCGGGCGCTGAGTTGGAGTAAAACACACGCTCAAATTGATGAAATTTGGTGCAAACCCATTAAAACGCACCTCATTAAAATGGCATGCAAACATTTCCATGTCCTTCTAACGGTGAAGACTTTTTGATCAACCTTTGCGCAAGCAAAGGTTGAGGGAAAGCCTTTTAACTTGCAGGGGTGCAAGTAACTTGTGGGGGTGCAAGTTAATGCTGTTTTCCCCTTACCCAAAGACTAAGAGGGAAGAACTCTTTGACAGGGAGAGGGAACTCAAAGAGCTTGAGGAGGCCGTGAAGAGAGGGGAAAGGCTAATCCTCCTTCTTGGCCTAAGGAGGCTCGGAAAGAGCTCACTCCTTAACGTTGCACTCAACGAGCTCACCTATCCCTCAATAAAAGTCGACGTGAGAAAAACCTACTCCGAGTTCTCATCCGTCAACAGGTACGTAATCGGGAAGATGCTCCTCTCAGGGATGAGCGGAAGAAAAAAACTAGTTGAGGAGGCAAAACTTTTCCTTGAGAGGGTCAAGGGAGTAAGCGTTTCCGGGCTCAAGCTGGAGATAACCTCAAAAGACTTCTCAATAACCGAACTCTTAGAAGCGCTCAACGAATACGGAGAAAAAGCCGGAAGAGTCATCATAGCCTTCGATGAAGCCCAATACCTTCGCTTTGGAGGGGCAACAAGGTATGACGGGATTCTCGCATACGCCATCGACAACCTCGAAAACCTAACCTTTATCCTCACTGGCTCCGAAGTTGGCCTTCTCTTCGACTTTCTTAAGTTTGATAACCCGGAAGCGCCACTCTTTGGCAGATACCACCACGATGTAATCTTAGATAGATTCAGCCCAGAGATTAGCACTGAGTTTTTGAGAAAGGGCTTTGAGGAAGCCAACTTCAAAGTGAGCAGACGGGAGATCGAAGGTGCCGTGGGAGAACTCGACGGGATTCCCGGTTGGTTGGCCCTCTACGGATATATGCGGGTCACAAGGGATCTTGGACACGAAGAGGCCATGAACGAAGTCCTGAGAGAGGCAAAGAGCTTAGTCCAGACAGAACTGTCAAGGCTCTTCGCATACAGTCCAAGGTACAGAGTCATCCTGAAGGCGGTAGCCCTCGGATATTCGCGGTGGAAAGACATCAAGGACTACCTGACGCTCAAGCTTGGCTACATCAACGACTCTAACTTTTCAAAGCTCCTCGAAAACCTCGTAAAGTCTGGCTACGTGGAGAAAAAGGAGGGGAAATACACGATTCCAGACCCCGTGCTTCAGAAAGTCTTCAGGGAGCTTTAACTTGCAGGGGTACAAGTAACTTGTGGGGGTGCAAGTTGGAGCTCTTCAACCCCCTTCACCCTTTCGAAGCTACATCTCTTGATGGCTCGTTAGGAATGTTAAAGACCGGAATGAACCTCAATCCACAAAGGCCAGCCCATTCCACAGCTCCCTTATCTCGCGCCTCGCGTCCGGATAGACCCTCTTGAAGGTCACCCTCCAGTAGCCGTTTTTCAGGTCTTCTATATCCTCGATATGTATTTTCACGCCGAGCCTTTCGAAGTGGCCCACCATCTTGTGGGCAGTGCTTATGTTCTTCACCCTCACTGTAAAGGACTCTTCAACCTCATGGCCCTGCGACACCTCTTCGATGCTCTCAACGAGGGGCTTCAGGAGAGCCTCACCTAGGGCTTTGGTGTACTCATCGAACTCCTCTCCCCTTATCTTCCGCTCTGCGATGTAGAAGGCGAGCCTGCTTATCCTACCCATGAAGTAGCCGTGAGGAAGGTCAAAGAATATGTGTGAGCCGATTTTGATATCGTTGATGTTCGCGTAGGGCGTTACGTACTTAGCAACTTTCCTCATGTCGGGGGTCTTCATAACAATGCCCTCTCTCCCCTCCCTGCTGAGCCTTTCGATCAGGTCGTACAGCTCCTCAATCCTCGACCGGTCGTAGAGGCCGAAGACCTCGACCTGGGGAATTCCGTACTCCTCAGCCAGTCTATAGCGCTCTCCTGCAGGGAGACTCCTTCCAGTACCCTTTTCTTGAATGTCAAAGAGAAAGAACTCGATGTCTTCCTCCACATAGGGCGGCCCCTCGACGAGGTAGGGACTCTCAGGCCCGGCCATCTCGCCGACGAGGACTAGGTTGGGGTAGTCTTTGAAGAACCCCTCGTTGACAAAGTCAAGTATCCTTTCGGTTGTAAATGGACAGACAAAGCCGCCCCGCGTGAGGGCGAGAACCCTGCCCTTAACCTTAACGACACGGACGTTGTAGCCGTCCACCTTCTCCTCGACGTAGAAGGGTCTTCCCTTAAAGATCCTCTTTACACCGTTTTCGAGCTGGACAACCCTCTTTATGTGCGGAAACCCCGAAACAACGGTTCCGTCCTCAAATACGACAGTCCCCCTCCTGAAGCCTTTGGCCGAGTCCCTAAAGCGGACGTAGCGGATCCCCTCAAAGGTGTCTTCCTCTATCCTGCCCTTTCCTTCGAGGACGTGGAGCCTCCCCTCTGGAAGGCCGAGCTTCAGGAGGAGGTCTCGAAAGCCAGAGCTGACCATCTTCTCACCACCAAAAAGTACGCGGGCATCGTTAATAATGGTTGTGAAAACAGGTACACAAGCACACGAAAAGAGAGAAGGAGCGGGGCGTAGTTCAGAGCTTTATGGTAGAGAGAACCTTAGTAGTGACGTCGTTGCCATCCTTGTCGTAAATCCTGTAATAGGCGCTGTAGGGGAGCTTCATTTTGGCCCTGTGCATGGCGCCGAGGGCGAACTTAAGGTGCTGCTCGTTCACCCAGACGGTGAGTATCTTCTGATCCTTCCTGACACGGGCGGCGAGTCCTATCGGCTTTCCGAAGGGCCTGCGCATACCGTTTCCGTAACGGTCGGCCTTCCTTCCGGTAGCCATCGGGTTCTCACGGAGAACCTGGAATGGGTAAACGCGAATCTTGAAGTGGTAGTTGCTCCTACCGACGTTCTTCTGAAGGTACCTGTTGACCTGGATACGGATGGCCTCAAGGGCGTTCTGCCTTATCTGCATGGCCTGCTCCGCGTGAAGGCTGACCTCGTACTGGAATTCAGCCGAAAGGTTGCCCATGTCAAATATCGTTATCTTCGGACCCGGGGCACCGCGTATGTATTCCCTCCTCGTGTAAGCGGGCTTGTCAACGTCCCTATCAATCTTGGCTGGTCTCAGTCCCATACTCTCACCTCCAAATGAGCGTAAGTTAAAGCCTAACCTTAGCTTGACATCGCTTTTATAAAAGTTTTGGACTGTCCACCCCTCAATCCCCCCTCACCAGCGACCAGCCATCACAAAAAGTACAGGAATCCCTGTCAACATACGTTTAAAAATTGGCACAATTAGAACGTAGTGCAAACCTAAATAGAACAAAGCCTTAAATAAGAAGAGATAGTAAGAACCCGCGAGGGGGAGAGTATGAGCAGAATATCCACGGGGGTACCCGGCCTTGATGAAATGCTCAACGGAGGTCTCCTCCCGGGAAGGGCTTACTTGATAAAAGGCGGACCTGGATCAGGCAAGACCACCCTGGCAATACACTTCTTGATGGAAGGGGTCAAGAATGGGGAAAAATGTTTGTACATTACCCTTGAAGAGCCCATTACAACGCTCAAAGAGGACATGGGCAACTTTGGTTTTGACTTAGAGAACCCCAACTTAAGGCTCATAGACGCTACCCCCATTGGGGAAAAGAGGAGCATCTTTGATGGCGTCCTCTACCAGGAGTTTGCGGCCAGCTTTGAGAAGCTTACTGGGGCAATAAATGAAGAACTTAAGGGCAGAGAGTACTCCAGAGTTGTCATAGATCCCATAACGATGATGAAGCTCACGATCAAAGATGAGCTTGAGTACAGGAGGGCCGTCATAGGCCTCCTAAAGACGATAGCCAATTACAACGCCACCGTTCTTTTGACATCGGAGGTTGGGCAGACCGACATTGAAGAATACCTCGTTAGCGGTGTCATCGAGTTGGTAACAATTAGAGAGCGGGGAAAACCCCTCAGGGGCATCGCGATAACAAAGTTCAGGGGAAGCCCCTTTGATGAAGAGCTGAGGCCCTACAAAATAACCGATAGGGGTATTGAAGTCTATTCCAAAGAGGTTCTGTTCCACGGGGTATGAGCATGAAGCTCGGCGTCCCGGTACTCGACGGGCTCCTCGGGGAAATTGAACTGGGGAGCACCATCCTGATATCCACCATCGGAGAGCTGGGGTTAGAGATAATCACAACTGCCCTAAAGAGGAACGAGGAGAAAGCCGTCGTCCTCGTTAATCCTGGTCTCAAAAAGAGGCTCAAGGAGATGGAGAGGATTGAGAAAGCCGTTTACCTTACCTTGGGAGAGGACTTCGGCCCCCAAGAGCTTTTCAAGGTAACCCACATGGTCAGGGAAATTCCTGAAGACCGCTTTGTCGGCGTGTTCTTCCTCCAGCCCCTCCTCATTTTTCACCCTCCCGAGACGGTGCACCGCCTGTTTTCTGAGCTGACTACCATAGCCGCAGAACGCAACTTCATAATGACGGCGGTAGTGGACAAAAGACTGCTTGACGAGAGAAGCCTTGCCCTCTTCGAGAACTCCGCAACGCACGTTATAGACGTAGTCGAGGTGGTAGAGGGATTCAAAATAACGAGAGGAATACGCATGAAGAAGTCTCCTCACGGAGTTACCGGCTTCTACAAGCTTGATTTAAGTAAAGGGGAAGTCATCGTAGGTGATGCCCTTGGATGAGTACGCACTGCTGAGCCTCGTTGTTGAGGGCACGCTCCTGCTCGGAGTTTTAGTTGTCATCTCGATATTCCGCACTCTCAACAGGTATGTCAAACGGGGCAGGCTCATTGAGGCCCTCCAGATGGCTGGGGGCTTCATTATGGCCCTTGGGATGACATACCTAAGGGCGACATATGTGGCCCCAAACCCCATAGGCACTAACCTTATCATTGCCACTCTCTTCACGCTCGCAGGGAGTTTTCTCGTAATCCTGCCTTTCTTCCTCCTACAGTTCATTAAACTCAAGATGAAGGCGCAGGTTTTTGCCCTCCTACTGTCTTCCCTTATCTATCTGGTTCTTCCGCTTCCCACTCTGGAAAAGATTGGGATGATATTACTCCTTTTTAATCTTCTTATCCCCCTCTTTCTTATGGACGTTGTCTCCTCCCTGACGACCTGTTCACTGTTTAACAGAAAACTCCTGCGGGTTGCGTCGTGGCTCCTCGTCCTCCACGCGTGGCTTCGCTATTATGCCATCAAAAACCCCAGAACGTGCATCCACTATGCGATTCTGATGATATATTTCGCGGTGCTGGTCATCTGGGTTTACTCCACGCTCAAAACTTACTCAGTACTGAGGAGGTGGCTCTAATGAAGTGTGTCCTAGTTTCTGAGCTGCCCGATATGCTGCTCGGCATCCTCATACTCATCAATTTTTTCGCGAAGAGAAATAACCCTATTCTGTACCGAAAACCTTACGCCCTTACCCTCGGCCTGTTCTTCCTTACGGCTTCAGTCTTAGAAGCTGTTTTAGATATTGCCCTAGATCCACTTGAGTTTCTCGGGTTTCTGGGGATTATGCTACTGGTAGAAAAGTTCATCTCAGCCAACACAGACGAGAGAATTCACTACGGGCACTTTGTCCTGACTGTTGTCTTGACGCTCCTCACCGTGTTTGCCTCCCGCGACCCCAAATGCTTCCGCGCTGGCATACTCCTTGCCCTCGCTATTATAACCCTAAACCTCCGGAAAAACGCCTTTCTCCTAGGGGAAGACAACAAAGACACTCTCCTACTTTCGAGCGTATTTGCACTGCTGGGTATCGGCGCAGTTTTAGGGAGGTTTGAAATCCTCAGTGCGTTTCTCTACCTTGGGGCCGTTCTGCTCCTATTCCTCACAATCGCGGAAAGGGTCTGGGGAAGATGCTGATCTGGGGAGCAGGGGGCCATTATTCCCTCTCCACTCCAAGGGCTTCCACTACTAAGCCGAGCGAAAATGGCAGGAACGCCAGAAGGGCAAGGTTAAACGTCAAACCTATGCTCACCTCACCCAGTGAGTACGCAACGCCGAACAGCATCCCACCGAGGAAAGTTGAGAGGTTCTGCACCGCGTTCACGCCACCT is a genomic window of Thermococcus guaymasensis DSM 11113 containing:
- the rplV gene encoding 50S ribosomal protein L22; this encodes MSRGRFSYSFQNFDPEKMARASGRDLRISPKHSVELLREIRGMMLNDALRYLDDVIAKKRPVPMRRFNDSQGHKPGRGFGPGRYPVKVAKAVKKILLNAKNNAEQKGLDVDRLRIIHAAAHRGPVLRGYIPRAFGRATPFNEQTTHIEIVVEEIRR
- a CDS encoding 30S ribosomal protein S19, producing MARKKEFRYRGYTLDELLNMSLEEFAKLLPARQRRSLKRGLSPEQKKLLRKIRLAKKGKYNKPIRTHSRDMVILPEMVGMTIHVHNGKEFVPVEIKEEMIGHYLGEFAMTRKVVQHGSPGVGATRSSMFVAVK
- a CDS encoding 50S ribosomal protein L2; this translates as MGKSLIQQRRGKGTTTFRAPSHRYRGAVKYVPLNVVKEKTLRGVVEEILHDPGRTAPVARVKFEDGTKKLILAPEGVLVGQEVYIGPEAPVAIGNTLPLAKIPEGTYVYNIEGVPGDGGKYVRAGGTYALVVSRERDKVIVQLPSGELKQFKPECRATIGVVAGGGRLEKPIVKAGKAYYIAKARNRFWPKPRGVKMNAVNHPHGGKEHHIGRPSTVSRRAPPGRKVGHIAARRTGRRK
- a CDS encoding 50S ribosomal protein L23, which codes for MDPYKVIIRPLVTEKAVSLVEKENKLTFIVDRRATKQDIKRAVEEMFNVKVEKVNTLITMKGEKKAYVKLKPEYNASEVAARLGLF
- the rpl4p gene encoding 50S ribosomal protein L4, coding for MKVKVFNLEGEPVEEIELPKVFSTPFRPDLIRRAVIASWTHRIQPQGRDPLAGKRRVTENIGKGHGMARVERIKTPPRFAAFVPFARGGRRTHPPKVEKIIWEDINKKERRLAIMSAIAATANPDLVRARGHVVDNVPAFPLVVVDDLEKVFKTAQTREIFKKLGIWDDIERAKRNTKIRAGKGKMRGRRYKKAKGPLIVVAKNEGIVQGARNHPGVDVVTVDNLGVELLAPGTHPGRLTIWTKGAIERLREIYG
- a CDS encoding 50S ribosomal protein L3, with amino-acid sequence MGKVHRPRRGSLAFSPRKRAKSIVPRIRKWPKDSEVRMLGFAGYKAGMTHILMIDDSPGLTKGKEIFVPVTIVEVPPLFVYGIRAYKQGYLGLETATEVWFHELNDHVKRRIKTLPKNYDEEAFQAKLGQLEDLVNDGEIVDVRLLIHTQPWLIKLKKKPEVMEYAIGGDDVKAKFDYAKERIGKELRASEVLHEGELLDVIAVTKGKGTQGPVKRWGIKVQFHKAQRAGKGRHVGNLGPWHPARVMWTVPQAGQMGFHHRTEFNKRLIAIGENGKLVLNGEEIEITPKGGFPHYGIVRSDFLMIEGSVPGSFKRIIRVRPAIRPPKKKPPVERPQITYVSRESKQ
- a CDS encoding putative RNA uridine N3 methyltransferase, producing the protein MAWHVFIPDSLLEETDDPKIRTYKVGQVARACAIFGVEHIWIYRAGGRDGKFIKTVLEYMETPQYLRKRLFPIMPELRHVGVVPPLRTPHHKLKGKPKVGEIREGYAFRKGKRVYADIGLDELALVEGGVEGRATFRIVSTRPLKVVPAKPEEYWGYRVHLSRKPLAKTLKKAHLDLAIATSRKGRDVREVSLPPLEGEVGIAFGSPRKGVMELLGGEYEFDFVLNTIPNQKTKTVRTEEALLATLAIFNLMRRD
- a CDS encoding AAA family ATPase codes for the protein MLFSPYPKTKREELFDRERELKELEEAVKRGERLILLLGLRRLGKSSLLNVALNELTYPSIKVDVRKTYSEFSSVNRYVIGKMLLSGMSGRKKLVEEAKLFLERVKGVSVSGLKLEITSKDFSITELLEALNEYGEKAGRVIIAFDEAQYLRFGGATRYDGILAYAIDNLENLTFILTGSEVGLLFDFLKFDNPEAPLFGRYHHDVILDRFSPEISTEFLRKGFEEANFKVSRREIEGAVGELDGIPGWLALYGYMRVTRDLGHEEAMNEVLREAKSLVQTELSRLFAYSPRYRVILKAVALGYSRWKDIKDYLTLKLGYINDSNFSKLLENLVKSGYVEKKEGKYTIPDPVLQKVFREL
- a CDS encoding RNA ligase; translated protein: MVSSGFRDLLLKLGLPEGRLHVLEGKGRIEEDTFEGIRYVRFRDSAKGFRRGTVVFEDGTVVSGFPHIKRVVQLENGVKRIFKGRPFYVEEKVDGYNVRVVKVKGRVLALTRGGFVCPFTTERILDFVNEGFFKDYPNLVLVGEMAGPESPYLVEGPPYVEEDIEFFLFDIQEKGTGRSLPAGERYRLAEEYGIPQVEVFGLYDRSRIEELYDLIERLSREGREGIVMKTPDMRKVAKYVTPYANINDIKIGSHIFFDLPHGYFMGRISRLAFYIAERKIRGEEFDEYTKALGEALLKPLVESIEEVSQGHEVEESFTVRVKNISTAHKMVGHFERLGVKIHIEDIEDLKNGYWRVTFKRVYPDARREIRELWNGLAFVD
- a CDS encoding 50S ribosomal protein L16 — protein: MGLRPAKIDRDVDKPAYTRREYIRGAPGPKITIFDMGNLSAEFQYEVSLHAEQAMQIRQNALEAIRIQVNRYLQKNVGRSNYHFKIRVYPFQVLRENPMATGRKADRYGNGMRRPFGKPIGLAARVRKDQKILTVWVNEQHLKFALGAMHRAKMKLPYSAYYRIYDKDGNDVTTKVLSTIKL
- a CDS encoding RAD55 family ATPase, producing MSRISTGVPGLDEMLNGGLLPGRAYLIKGGPGSGKTTLAIHFLMEGVKNGEKCLYITLEEPITTLKEDMGNFGFDLENPNLRLIDATPIGEKRSIFDGVLYQEFAASFEKLTGAINEELKGREYSRVVIDPITMMKLTIKDELEYRRAVIGLLKTIANYNATVLLTSEVGQTDIEEYLVSGVIELVTIRERGKPLRGIAITKFRGSPFDEELRPYKITDRGIEVYSKEVLFHGV